Genomic window (Streptomyces liliiviolaceus):
GGTGGTCCCGGTGGCCCGGCTGGTGGAGGACATGTGGACGGAGCCGCCGGCCAACGCGGTGGGCACGGTGCGCACCTTCGTCGGCGACCTGCGGCGGGGTCTGGAACCGGATCGCCCTCCGCGCACCCCCTCGCAACTCCTGGTGACCGAGGGCTCCGGGTACGCCCTGCGCGTCCCCAAGGACGACGTGGACGCATGGCGGTTCGAGAGGTCCATGAACAACCTCGGTGACGCACGCCCCGCCCGCGTCCTGGAGGTGCTGGACGAGGCCCTGAACTGGTGGCGTGGCCCCGCCTTCGCCGACTTCGGCGACGAACGCTGGCTGCGCTCCACCCGGTCACGGCTGACCGAACTGCGGCTGCACGCGGTCGAACGACGTGCCGAGGCCATGATCGCCCTGGGCAACCCGGCCGACGCCGTACCCGCTCTCGACGCACACGTGACCGACCATCCGTGGCGGGAGGACGCCTGGCGGATGCTGGCACTGGCGCTGTACCGGTCGGGACGGCAGGCCGACGCCCTGTCGGTACTGCGCCGGGCCCGCAGCATGCTGCGCGAACACCTGGGCATGGACCCCGGGCCCCGGCTGCGGCGTCTGGAGGAGGACATCCTCCGGCAGGCGGACCACCTCGATCCCGGCACGGCGGACACCACCGTCAACCAGGTGTGGGAACAGGCGACAGCCTCCTACGACGGCGCGCTGGGCAGCAGCGCCCGCACCCGGCTGGAGTCCACCGTCGGCCTGATGCGGGACCTCGCGGTCACGGGCGGCGGCGGTCTGGAGGCGGCACGCCGTCACCGGGTCAGCGCGGTGGCCGCAGCGGAGCAGCTGGACGACCCGGTGCTGACGGCGCGGGTGATCGGCATCTACGACGTTCCGGCGATCTGGCCGCGCGCCGACGATCCCGAGCAGTCACGCTGGCTCGTGGCCGCCGCGGAACGCACCCTGCGCTCCCTGGCCGAGGACACCCAGGACGCCGCACGCTGCCGACTGCTGTCGACCATCGCGGTCGAGTCACGTGGCACCCTGCCCGCGGACACGGCCGCGTCCGGCCCCCTGGCCCGTCCACTGCAGGCGGCCGGGCAGGCCGAGGAGATGGCACGGCGTCTTGAGGACCCCTCCCTGCTGGCGTTCGCGCTGAACGGGGTCTTCATGCAGTCCTTCCGCCGCGCCGGCCTCGCGGCCCGGCGGGACGCGATCGGCACCGAGATCACCACTCTCGCCGCGGCCCACGGCCTGGTCCACTACGAAGTGCTCGGTCATCTCATCCGCATCCAGTCGCGCTGCGCCCTGGCGGACCTGACCGCCGCCGACCGCCACGCCGCCGCGGTCGACGAACTCGCCGCCCGCCACGAACTGCCCCTGGTGTCCGTCTTCACCGACTGGTTCCGGGCACTGCGCACCGCCACGACCGGTTCCCTCGCCGCCGCCGAGGAGGCGTACGAGCAGGCCGCCCGGTCCCTGCGGGGTGCCGGCATGCCCGGACTGGAGAACGGGCTGCTGCCCCTCGCGCAACTGTGTCTGCGCCTGACGCACGGCGTGGCACCGCACGAGGAGCCGGGCACCGACTGGGGCCCGTACGAGCCGTGGGTACGCCCCGTACTGCTCGTGGAGGCCGGACAAACCGACGCCGCCGCCTCAGCCCTGCGCGGCATTCCCTCCCCTGCACGTGACCTGATGTTCGAGGCGCTGTGGTGTCTGGTGGCACGCGCCGCGGTAGCCGTGGGAGACCGTGACGTGCTGGCGCGAGCGCGGACTCAACTGGCTCCGGCCGCGGCGGAGGTGGCGGGCGCCGGGAGCGGCCTGATCACCCTGGGGCCCGTGGCGGACTGTCTGACGGCCATCGAGACCGCGCTGCGCTGAGGTCCGGACGGTCCGACAGGCGATCGACCCGGCGCTCCACGAGGACTTCCGCACCCTTCAGAACGCGTCCGACGATTCCTGACCCGTGAGTCGTCCATCCGTCCCGGGGCGCGGCGGGGCCGCTCACAAGGTGCCGTCCGGCACGGGCGGCCGGTCCTGGGGCGACGGCAGTGGGAGAGCGACCGTGACGGTGGTTCCGCCCCCGGGCGGTGAGGTGACCTCCACAGTTCCGTGATGGGCGTGCACCACGGCCTGGACGATCGACAGTCCCAGGCCCGATCCGCCGCGGGCCCCGCTACGGCTGGCCTCGGCCCGCCAGAACCGGTCGAACACCCGGCGCAGATCCTGCGGGGCGATCCCCGGACCGTCATCGCTCACTCGCACGACGGCCGTGCCGTGCGCCTCGTGGAGGGAGACGTCGATCGTGGTGCCGGCCGGGTTGTGCTGGATCGCGTTGCCGATCAGGTTGTTGAGGATCTGCTGCAGTCGGGGACCGTCCCCGGTCACCTGGACGAGGGCGGGGGCGTGCAGACGAACGGTGCGATCGGGGGCGACGACCCGGGCGTCCTCCACCACGTCGGCGGCGAGCCGTCGCAGGTCCACGTGGTCGGACTCCAGGGGGCGGCCGGCGTCCAGACGTGCGAGCAGGGAGAGTTCCTCGACGAGCAGCCGCATGCGGCCGACCTCGCCGTCCACCCGCTCCAGTGCCCGGTCCAGGTCGGCGGGGTCGGTCAGGCCGCCCTGGTGGTACAGGTCGAGCCATCCGGAGATGGTCGACAGCGGGGTACGCAGTTCGTGCGACGCGTCGGCCGCGAAGCTTCTGATGTTGTCCTCCGCGCGGGTCTGGACGTCGAAGGCGTCGTTGACCGCGACGGCGAGGCGGTCGGTCTCGCTGCGCCTGCCGTAGGTGGGCAGCCGTTCCTGGCGGGCCCCGGAGGCGATCGCGCCGGCGGCGTCCGCCATCCGCTTCAGCGGCCGCAGGCCGAACTCCAGTATCAGCAGCGCGGTGACGGAAGCTGCGACGAGAGTGACGGCCACGCTGGCCGACTGGCGGGAGATGAAGTCGGTGACGGTCACCCGGTCGACGTCCGTACGAACGGTCAGGATGACGGCGGACGCCTGCACCACTCCCGTCGGTGTGATGACGGTCAGGCCGGTGGTCGGGATGCGCCGGACGATCAGGTCCGGCACGGTCGGGTGGTCCTCGACCGTCACGACCTGGTCCAGCCGGCCGGCGGTCAGGTCGTTGATCTCGTCGGGCACACCGTCACCGGCCTGCTCGGCGACCTCACCGTCCGGGCCGATGACGGTGATGCCCAGGACCGGGGCGACCAGGGCGGCGATCTGGCCGCTGCGCACCGTCCGCGGCCCTTGGGCGAGTGTCTCGTGGATGCGGTCCCCGGCGTCTCTCAGGGCGTTCTCGGCCCGGTGTTCCAGGTAGGCGCGCAGCGTCAGGGCACTGGCGATCGAGTTGCCGATGAGTCCGGCGGCCAGCAGCACGAGGACACCGACCAGGATCCGGGCGCGGATGGTGACCGGCCGGGGCGGGCGCGGTACGGCGCGGCGGGGCCGCTTCACGTGGCGCTGCGGCGCAGGCTGTATCCGATGCCGCGAACCGTGTGGATCAGGGGTTCGCGGCCGTGGTCGAGTTTGCGGCGCAGATTCGACACGAAGCGCTCCACGACACCGGAGTCACCGCCGAAGTCGTACTGCCAGACGGCCTCCAGGATCTGGGAGCGGGTCATGACGTGGTCGGGGTGGGAGAGCAGGTAGTGCAGAAGCCGGTACTCGGTGGGCGACAGGTCGATGCTCTCACCGCCGCGGTGGACGGTGTGGCGCCGGTCGTCGAGTGCGAGGTCGGCGTAGCGGAGAACGCCGTCGTCCACCGCGGGGCCGAGGTTGCCGCGCGCACGGCGGACCAGGGCCTGCAGACGGGCGCCGACCTCGACGACGCTGAAGGGCTTGGTCACGTAGTCGTCGCCACCGAGCCTCAGTCCCCGGACACGGTCCTCCACGGCGTCCCTGGCGGTCAGGAACAGCACGGGTGCGGTGACGCCCCGCGCGCGGATCAACTGCAGGACGTCGAAGCCGTTCCCGCCCGGCAGCCCCACGTCCAGGACGATGACGTCCGGGATGTCACGGGCCAGGCTCGTGAGGGCCTGCGGCACGTCTTCGGCGAAGCGGACGTCGAATCCCGCGAAACGAAGGGCCGAGTCCATCAGATCGCGGATGTTGGCGTCGTCCTCGACGACCAGGACCGTGTCCGGGGAGTTCATGAAGAGATGTCCTGCTCGGTCTTGGTGGGCGTCGCCGGTGCGGGCGCCGGTGCGGATCGGTCCAGGCGTGCCCCCTCAACATCCAGGTCGGGCAGCCACTTGTCCAGTCGCGCCGGCAGCCACCACGCGGCACGGCCGAGCAGCGCCATGACGGCCGGCACCAGGGTCAGCCGGACGAGGAACGCGTCCAGGGCGACACCCACCGCCAGCGCGAGGGCGATCGGCATGAGAGCGGGATCCTGTTCGAGCAGGAAGCTCGCGAACACCACCACCATGATCAGGGCGGCGGCGGTCACCACCCGCGCGGCACGGCGGGCACCGCCGACGATCGCCCCACGGGGATCCCCGGTCCGTACGTACTCCTCGCGCACGGCGGAGACCAGGAAGACCTCGTAGTCCATGGCCAGGCCGAACAGGATGGCCATCACGACGATCGGAACGAAACTGGAGACCGGCCCGGTGGACGGCACACCGAGTGCCGCGGCGAGCCATCCCCACTGGAAGACGGCGACGATCACACCGAACGAGGCGCCGACCGACAGGAGGAATCCGGCGGTCGCCTTGAGGGGGACGGCGACGGAGCGGAAAGCGGCCAGCAACAGCAGGAGGGACAGTCCGACGACGACAAGGGCGAACGGCAGCAGGGCGGCGCTGAGCTTCTCGGAGACCTCGATGCTGACGGCCGTGCGACCGGTGACGGCGATGTCGCTGCCGCTCTCCTCGGCCAAAGGCGCGACGCGGTCCTGCAGGTCGGTGACCAGTCGGCCGGTCTCCGCGTCACGGGGCCCGGTGGAGGGGACGACCTGCACACGGGCCACGGCGCCGTCCTCGGAGTACTCGACGGGCGCGGTACGCGCGATGCCGTCGACCTCGCCCAACTCGTCGGCGACCTCCTCGGCGGTGCTCCTCAGGGTCCCGGACGGCGCGTCGCTCACCAGGACCACCAGGGGGCCGTTCGCTCCGGGGCCGAATGCCTCGGCGACCTTGTCGTACGTCTGCCGCACCGCGCTCGACGTCGGTTCGCTGCCCTCGTCGGGCAGGGCCAGCTGGAGCTGAGTGGCGGGAACGGTGAGCGCGCCCATGGCCAGGGTGACGGTCACGACCGTGCGCCAGGGGTGGCGCACGACGGCTGCGACCCAGCGGGCTCCCGCCGGGGGCCTGGTACCGGATCCGCTGTCGTGCCGCGTCCTGCGCGCCGTACGTGAGCCGGGCTTGGGACGCAGCCGCTCGCCCGCCGCTGTCAGCAGGGCAGGCAGGAGGAACAGGGAGAGGGCCACCGCGACGGCCACGGCCACGGCGGCGCCGAGCCCCATCGTGGTGAGCGCGGGAACGCCCGTGACGGTCAGACCGACCAGCGCGATGATCACGGTCAGTCCGGCGAAGCACACCGCGCTGCCGGCGGTGGCGGTCGCGCGGGCGGCCGCCTCCCGTACGGTGCGGCCCGCCAGCAGTTCGGAGCGGTGGCGCGCCAGGATGAACAGGGCGTAGTCGATACCGACTGCCAGCCCCAGCATGATCGAGAGGGTCGGTGCCTTCTCGTAGATGTCGAACACCGAGGCCAGCGCCGTCAGGGCGGCCACGCTCGTGCCCACGGTGAGCAGGGCTGTGATCAGCGGCAGGCCGGCGCTCAGCAGCGAACCGAAGGTGACGGCCAGCACCACGAGGGCCACCAGTACGCCGAGTGCCTCGCCCGGACCGACCGGCGGTCCGGTCTCCTTGAAGGCGTCACCGCCGAAGAGGACTTCGAGACCCGCGGCGCGGCTGCTGTCGGCCGTGTCCTCCAGGGCGTCGAGATCGGCCTCGGGAACGTCCTCGTGCTCCGCGGCGGAGAACCGGACCTGGGCCACCGCCGTACGCCCGTCCGGTGACACCGTCCCGGCCTTCACCGGATCCGAGACCGAGGTGACCCCCGGCACGGTGGCAGCGGCGGTCAACGACTCCCGCATCGCCCCCGCCGTGGCCGGGTCCTCGAACGAGGCGCCCTCAGGCGCCTCGAAGACGATGTCGGCACTGCGGCGGTCGGACGAGGGGAAGTGGCGGTCCATCTCGGTGAGGGCGCTCTGGGCCCGTGAGCCGGGGATCTCCGTCTCCGAGGTGAACGTGCCCGCGAAGCCCACACTCAGCGCGACCGTCGCGGCCACCACCAGCAGCCATACGGCAAGGACCGCACGGCGTCGGCGCGCGGCGAACAGCCCCCATCGATGCAGCAGTACAGCCATGGTCATCACTCATTCCGGTCAGGATCGGCAACTGGGCCTCATACGAGCCGCGGAACCTGACGGAACACCCACGCTGTACCTGACGGTTTCCTGACGGCCGGGGCCCGAGCGCGGGAAGCTGCGCTTTGCCTGACGGTTTCCTGACGGTTCGTGGCAGCGGGCCGATTCAGCTACCCACAGGCCGGTGGACCGCCCTAACGTCGTCCGTGTGCCGTGAACCCCACAGGCCCTCCCCCGTCTCGCCGACCTTCCCACTCTCACGGGCACCGCTGTGTCAGCGCCCGCCCGGTCAAGGAGCAGGGCCGGACTCCGGGTCGAGCCTCGAAGGAATCTCGAAGGAACAAGGAACACGGAGAACATGAAGACAACGCGAACACCGCAGGCGGCGGTGCCGACCGCCTCACCCGGTGCGACGGCCGTCCCGGCGCCGGCCGCGGCGGCCGGTCGTCTGCGCTCGTCCGCCGAAGGCGACGTCGGCCCAGGACGAGGACGGCGATCGATGAGTACTCGGCTCTCGTCGGCCTGGCTCCGACGCCGGCGCCGCGTCGCCGTGGGGCTGGTGACCATGCTGGTGGTCGGCGCCGGGGTGAGCGAGGCAGTCGTCCGGCACGCGCTGGCCGCACGGGTGGCCAGCGCTCTCGACGGCAGACTCGGCTCCGAACCCGAGGTGTCGTTCGGTTCACGTCCGGTACTGCTCGCCGCCTTCGACGAAACACTCTCCTCGATGACGGTCTCGGGACGCACCGACGCTGCCGGCTACACCGACGTACCGGTCACAGCCCGGCTGTCCGACGTCACCGTCGACCGGGCTCGGCACACCACCACCGTGTCCGGCTCCCATGTCACCGCCGACGTCTCCACCGAGGCCATGACGCGGCGCATGGCTTCAGGTGACGGCATGGACGCCGCCATGATCTCCGGCATCACCACCAACCCCACAGCGGGAACCCTGGATCTGACCGTCCAGGGCGGCCTGGCCACGATCCGGGTCACGCCCACCGTGGCCGACGGCAAGCTGGAACTGTCGGTGACCGGCGGCGAAGTACTCGGCTCCCCCGCCCCACCGGCTCTGCTGGACCGCGTACAGACGGCTGTCGACGCCCGGCCCACGCAGGACGGTCCGGAGCCACAGGGCGGGGCCGCCGCGCTCGGCCTCCGGCTGGCAGAGGTGACCGTCACGGACGATGGCCTACGGGCCGGTCTCTCCGGTGGCAGGGCCGAACTCGAACGCACGGGGACCTGACCGACGGATCAGTGTGCCCGTGTCTCAGGCCTCGCCGGCGGGTTTGCGGGGAGTCAGGCGGCGGACGAGGGCCAGCGCGGGACCGTCGACGAGCAGCAGGGCCAGCGGCCAGAATCCCAGTCCGGGGGCGGCCAGGACGAGCAGGAGGGCCACCGCCAGACAGGCGGCGTTGCCCATCACCTGCTCGACGACCTCTCTGCTGGGAGCCGTCTGCCGGGTGCCGGTCCGGTGCAGGGAGAGGGCCATGGCGGCGAGCGTGACGCTGGAGGCGAACAGAACGGCGACGTAGAGCGCGAGGACGAAGGGCTCGTCACCGTAGGTGCTGATCATCTCCACCGGGAACGGCAGGACGACGATGCACATCAGCCACAGCACGTTGATCTGTGCGATGCGGCGGCTCACTTTCTCCGTACGCGCGAACACCTCGTGGTGAACCGTCCAGATGCGCCAGATGACGACGAAGCTCAGCAGGAAGCTGCTGATGGACGCCATGTGGTGGGTGACGACCTCGGCGGCGCTGTCGCCGTCCTCCATGGCGTCGGGCACGAGGTCGACGAGCGGGATCGCCAGCAACGTGATGGCGATCGCCACCACGGCGTCGCTGAAGTACGTCAGCCGGTGCGCGGGCAGAGAGGAGCGTACGGCGGCTTCCGCCGTGGTGTCGCCGTCGTGGTACCTGGCGCGGGGATTGGCGTGCATGGTGATCGTTTCCCTGAGACGGAGGGGTAGGGCTGCGGACGTGACCGCTAGGACAGTGGCGATGGCGATGACCCGGTGGCGCGGTCAGGGACGTCGGCGCGCAGAGCATTCTCAGTTTTTAACTAAGTTAAAAACTGGTTGCAGAGAGAGTGGATCAGCTGAGGTAAGTTGTCAAGCATGGTCAAAGGGCTGAGCCGTGAAGGCATCGTGACCGCGGCCCTGAAGGTGCTCGACACCCAGGGCATCGACGGGGTGACGGTGCGCGCGGTGGCGGCCCAACTAGGGGTCAAGGCACCCGCGCTGTACTACTACGTGCACAACAAGCAGGACCTGCTGGACGAGATGGGCACCGAGATCCAGCGCCGCGTCGTGACCGCGCTCCGGGGCCACGTGGCCACCGGCGACTGGCTCGACGACCTCACCGCCTACGCGGGTGCGCTGCGCGCCGAGTACCTGGAACACCGCGACGGCGCCCGCACCTTCAGCGGCACACTGATCACCGACCCGGACGTCCTCAAGGCGCAGGAACCCTGGCTGCGGCGCTGGGTCGCCGCCGGCGTCCCGCCCGCCGCCGCTTTCGACGCCACCGAGACGGTCACCGCCTTCGTCGTCGGCTTCGTCATCGAGGAGCAGGAGCGGCTGCAGTCCTCCGCCGACCCCTCGCGCTACTCACCCCAGGAGCGCGACCGGCGGCTCGGCCCCGAGGTCCCCCTCGTCGCCGCGTCCGGACACGCCCGCGACAACAACCAGACACGCTTCGAACGCCAACTCAAAACCGTGATCACAGGAATCGACCGACAGCTCGACTCTTGAGCGGCGGTCCGGAGCGCTGCGTACACGACGAGGTCACAACGGCCTGCGGACGAGGCGGTCCCGTGTGGGGGCAGTCGGGTGCGTCTCCGAGGGCAGCCGTCGTGCCCTGCCGCCTCCTGACCGGGTGCCCGCGGTGCGACTAGCGTCCGAGAGTGAGCCTTTGGACTTCTCTGGAACCCGCCTCCGCGACCGTGGACCCGGGTGACAGTACGACCGTGCGACTGCGTCTGCGCAACACAGGTGATGTGGTGGACGAGTACCGCTTCGAGGCGGTCGGTCCGCTGGCGCCGTGGGCCAGAGTCGAGCCGCAGGTGCTGCGGCTCTATCCGGGGACGACCGGCTCGGTGGATGTGACGTTCTCGCCGCCGCGAACGCCGGATGCGACGGCGGGCCCGAATCCGTACGCGGTCCGGGTCACGCCGACCGAGCATCCTGACGCGACGACCGTTCCCGAGGGGAATCTGACGATCACTCCGTTCACGGAGGTGCGGGCGGAGTTGGTGCCGCCGACCGTGAAGGGGCGTTTCCGGGGGCGGCCGAAGCTGGCCGTGGACAACCTCGGCAATACGAAGCTGACGGCGTCGGTGAGCGGTAGCGACAACGGGGACCAGCTCTCGTACGACGTCCATCCGTCGAACGTGCAGATCGAGCCGGGCCGTGCCGCGTTCGTGAAGACGACGCTCAAGCCGCGCCAGATCATCTGGTTCGGGTCGAAGGAGTCCCGGCCCTACACACTGGCTGTCCAGCGGTCGGGGGTGGATCCGCTGGGTGTGGAAGGGACGTACGTCCAGAAGGGGTTCCTGCCGCGCTGGCTCGCCACCTTCCTCGGCATCTTCATGGCACTCGCCATCACCTTCGTGATGCTCTGGATCGCCTACAAGCCCAGCGTCCGCAGCACCGCCACGGAGAAGATCGAGGAAGCCGGCGTCAGCACCCTGGCACCCTCCCTCTCACCGACCCCCGAAGCGCCGAAGGCCCCGCCCTCCGTCCCCACGACACCCCCGGCCGCGACCGAGACGCAGAAGCCGGGCGGAGCGGGAGCCGGGGGCGGGGGCGGGGGCGGCGGTTCCGGGGACGAGGAGACCAAGCCCCCGGAGCGGACCGCGGCGACCGCCGTCCAGAAACTCGCCGCCCAGGACCCGACCGGACGGCACATCTGCTACCGGGTCTACGTGTCCGGCAAGGGCTGGACCGACGCCGTGTGCGACGGCGCGACGGCCGGCACCGTGGGCGAGGAGACGCCGCTCAAGGCCGTCAACATCGCCGTGTCGGGGACCAAGGGCACAAGCAGCGCCGCCTTCGTCCACAACCCGGACTCCACCAACGGTGAGGGGCACTTCCCCGACCCGTGGTCAGGCGCCGCCGACGGTATCGACAACTACGTCGGCAGCACCAAGAAGGACGCCCCGAACATGCTGGGGTTCACCATCAACGTCGGAGGCGGCAGCAGCAGCGTCTGCCAGGCCGCCCACGTCCACAACGACGCCTGGCTCGGCCTGGAATGCGACGATCCCAAGTCCGGGTTCGACTTCACCTACGCCGGCACCCACAACAACGACCTCTGGCTCGAAGCGATCAGGCTCGCTGTGTGAACCAGGGGGAAGGGGTGCCGGTGACTTGCGCCGGCACCCCTTCCGTCGGCTTTCTCAGCCCCTTCTGCCTCGTCAGCCCCGTCAGGCAGCCAGGGCCGCGGGTGTGGGTGCGGGTGCGGTGGTGAGGGGGTCGGGGTCGGCCAGCAGGTCCATGAGCGTGGCCCGGGCTCTGGCCACCCGGGAGCGGACCGTTCC
Coding sequences:
- a CDS encoding AfsR/SARP family transcriptional regulator, giving the protein MRVTFGVLGAVTAWDETGRALVLKGPRHRAFLARLLVAQRQVVPVARLVEDMWTEPPANAVGTVRTFVGDLRRGLEPDRPPRTPSQLLVTEGSGYALRVPKDDVDAWRFERSMNNLGDARPARVLEVLDEALNWWRGPAFADFGDERWLRSTRSRLTELRLHAVERRAEAMIALGNPADAVPALDAHVTDHPWREDAWRMLALALYRSGRQADALSVLRRARSMLREHLGMDPGPRLRRLEEDILRQADHLDPGTADTTVNQVWEQATASYDGALGSSARTRLESTVGLMRDLAVTGGGGLEAARRHRVSAVAAAEQLDDPVLTARVIGIYDVPAIWPRADDPEQSRWLVAAAERTLRSLAEDTQDAARCRLLSTIAVESRGTLPADTAASGPLARPLQAAGQAEEMARRLEDPSLLAFALNGVFMQSFRRAGLAARRDAIGTEITTLAAAHGLVHYEVLGHLIRIQSRCALADLTAADRHAAAVDELAARHELPLVSVFTDWFRALRTATTGSLAAAEEAYEQAARSLRGAGMPGLENGLLPLAQLCLRLTHGVAPHEEPGTDWGPYEPWVRPVLLVEAGQTDAAASALRGIPSPARDLMFEALWCLVARAAVAVGDRDVLARARTQLAPAAAEVAGAGSGLITLGPVADCLTAIETALR
- a CDS encoding sensor histidine kinase, producing MKRPRRAVPRPPRPVTIRARILVGVLVLLAAGLIGNSIASALTLRAYLEHRAENALRDAGDRIHETLAQGPRTVRSGQIAALVAPVLGITVIGPDGEVAEQAGDGVPDEINDLTAGRLDQVVTVEDHPTVPDLIVRRIPTTGLTVITPTGVVQASAVILTVRTDVDRVTVTDFISRQSASVAVTLVAASVTALLILEFGLRPLKRMADAAGAIASGARQERLPTYGRRSETDRLAVAVNDAFDVQTRAEDNIRSFAADASHELRTPLSTISGWLDLYHQGGLTDPADLDRALERVDGEVGRMRLLVEELSLLARLDAGRPLESDHVDLRRLAADVVEDARVVAPDRTVRLHAPALVQVTGDGPRLQQILNNLIGNAIQHNPAGTTIDVSLHEAHGTAVVRVSDDGPGIAPQDLRRVFDRFWRAEASRSGARGGSGLGLSIVQAVVHAHHGTVEVTSPPGGGTTVTVALPLPSPQDRPPVPDGTL
- a CDS encoding response regulator transcription factor, which translates into the protein MNSPDTVLVVEDDANIRDLMDSALRFAGFDVRFAEDVPQALTSLARDIPDVIVLDVGLPGGNGFDVLQLIRARGVTAPVLFLTARDAVEDRVRGLRLGGDDYVTKPFSVVEVGARLQALVRRARGNLGPAVDDGVLRYADLALDDRRHTVHRGGESIDLSPTEYRLLHYLLSHPDHVMTRSQILEAVWQYDFGGDSGVVERFVSNLRRKLDHGREPLIHTVRGIGYSLRRSAT
- a CDS encoding MMPL family transporter — encoded protein: MAVLLHRWGLFAARRRRAVLAVWLLVVAATVALSVGFAGTFTSETEIPGSRAQSALTEMDRHFPSSDRRSADIVFEAPEGASFEDPATAGAMRESLTAAATVPGVTSVSDPVKAGTVSPDGRTAVAQVRFSAAEHEDVPEADLDALEDTADSSRAAGLEVLFGGDAFKETGPPVGPGEALGVLVALVVLAVTFGSLLSAGLPLITALLTVGTSVAALTALASVFDIYEKAPTLSIMLGLAVGIDYALFILARHRSELLAGRTVREAAARATATAGSAVCFAGLTVIIALVGLTVTGVPALTTMGLGAAVAVAVAVALSLFLLPALLTAAGERLRPKPGSRTARRTRHDSGSGTRPPAGARWVAAVVRHPWRTVVTVTLAMGALTVPATQLQLALPDEGSEPTSSAVRQTYDKVAEAFGPGANGPLVVLVSDAPSGTLRSTAEEVADELGEVDGIARTAPVEYSEDGAVARVQVVPSTGPRDAETGRLVTDLQDRVAPLAEESGSDIAVTGRTAVSIEVSEKLSAALLPFALVVVGLSLLLLLAAFRSVAVPLKATAGFLLSVGASFGVIVAVFQWGWLAAALGVPSTGPVSSFVPIVVMAILFGLAMDYEVFLVSAVREEYVRTGDPRGAIVGGARRAARVVTAAALIMVVVFASFLLEQDPALMPIALALAVGVALDAFLVRLTLVPAVMALLGRAAWWLPARLDKWLPDLDVEGARLDRSAPAPAPATPTKTEQDISS
- a CDS encoding LmeA family phospholipid-binding protein, giving the protein MSTRLSSAWLRRRRRVAVGLVTMLVVGAGVSEAVVRHALAARVASALDGRLGSEPEVSFGSRPVLLAAFDETLSSMTVSGRTDAAGYTDVPVTARLSDVTVDRARHTTTVSGSHVTADVSTEAMTRRMASGDGMDAAMISGITTNPTAGTLDLTVQGGLATIRVTPTVADGKLELSVTGGEVLGSPAPPALLDRVQTAVDARPTQDGPEPQGGAAALGLRLAEVTVTDDGLRAGLSGGRAELERTGT
- a CDS encoding TMEM175 family protein, with product MHANPRARYHDGDTTAEAAVRSSLPAHRLTYFSDAVVAIAITLLAIPLVDLVPDAMEDGDSAAEVVTHHMASISSFLLSFVVIWRIWTVHHEVFARTEKVSRRIAQINVLWLMCIVVLPFPVEMISTYGDEPFVLALYVAVLFASSVTLAAMALSLHRTGTRQTAPSREVVEQVMGNAACLAVALLLVLAAPGLGFWPLALLLVDGPALALVRRLTPRKPAGEA
- a CDS encoding TetR/AcrR family transcriptional regulator, with product MVKGLSREGIVTAALKVLDTQGIDGVTVRAVAAQLGVKAPALYYYVHNKQDLLDEMGTEIQRRVVTALRGHVATGDWLDDLTAYAGALRAEYLEHRDGARTFSGTLITDPDVLKAQEPWLRRWVAAGVPPAAAFDATETVTAFVVGFVIEEQERLQSSADPSRYSPQERDRRLGPEVPLVAASGHARDNNQTRFERQLKTVITGIDRQLDS
- a CDS encoding hydrolase; its protein translation is MSLWTSLEPASATVDPGDSTTVRLRLRNTGDVVDEYRFEAVGPLAPWARVEPQVLRLYPGTTGSVDVTFSPPRTPDATAGPNPYAVRVTPTEHPDATTVPEGNLTITPFTEVRAELVPPTVKGRFRGRPKLAVDNLGNTKLTASVSGSDNGDQLSYDVHPSNVQIEPGRAAFVKTTLKPRQIIWFGSKESRPYTLAVQRSGVDPLGVEGTYVQKGFLPRWLATFLGIFMALAITFVMLWIAYKPSVRSTATEKIEEAGVSTLAPSLSPTPEAPKAPPSVPTTPPAATETQKPGGAGAGGGGGGGGSGDEETKPPERTAATAVQKLAAQDPTGRHICYRVYVSGKGWTDAVCDGATAGTVGEETPLKAVNIAVSGTKGTSSAAFVHNPDSTNGEGHFPDPWSGAADGIDNYVGSTKKDAPNMLGFTINVGGGSSSVCQAAHVHNDAWLGLECDDPKSGFDFTYAGTHNNDLWLEAIRLAV